The nucleotide window ACTTGTATTGTCGTCACGTTAATTAGGGTCGCTCTTAGGCCTGTGGAGACGACCTCATAACCGTAAACATACCCCACTTCACTCCCCTTGGACACCTCATAGCTAACGTTAGACGGGCCTCCGTTTGAAAACGTTATTTTTATCAGGCTATTTCCAGAATAAACATATACTATACTGGTGTTTGAGACTGTATATATCGTAAGCTTATCCGAACTAACGGGTATTGTATATTTTTTCCCTGTAACAAGGTTCTGTATCCCCAGTTCCTCGCCCTTTAGTGTAAACTTGTAAATATAGTAAGTAAAAGTGTTAGAAGTCGCGTTTAAGCACGTCTCCCCGGTTTTAGGCTCTGGGGAGCGGATCAAAGGGTTGTACGCCACATAAGAGGAAGAGGAAATCAGGGCGGAAATTGAGACTAGTATCAAAGTTAAAAAGATAAGTGTAAGAAAATTTTTACCGTTTACCACCCCGTACCACCTGTTACGACGGTACGTAGTTGAGTACTTGCAGGACGCTGGAAGCACTGAAAGCGGGGTTACCTGCACCTCCGGAAACTATTATAATTACTACTTGGTCTCCCCCTTGTGCTACGAGTAACTCGTCGGACTTAACAGTGTAAAAGGAATATGAGTAGGTCACTCCGGTCTTAGCCGGGAAGGTACCTTGGGAGCTGTAAGCTATACCCTGCGATGCCAGTTGTGTTACTGCAGACGAGTACATCTGCCCCGCTAACTTAGAAGACCCCGTGTAAAAGTCTACTATCTGTATCGATATGCTTGAAGTAATTGGGGTCGTAAGAGTATTCACTATAGCTTCCTGGTAGCCGTTGAATACAGTAGTCGTGGTAGTGCCGAAAAAGGCTGGTAAATAAGTATAAGCCCCTATGGGGTTTGAAGAAGAGCTGCCCACGTTCTTGATGGTGTATAACCCGTTACCGTATGTTACAACGGTTATGGCGGGGTTATTCCACTGGCCGCCGAAAATCGCCGCGGCTTCCCCGGAGGTCAATAGGACATAGGAGGGCGGTGAACTGGGGCTCATCATAGGTAATACAAAGAACACTACCGCTACGACTACTATTGCAGCTACGAGCCCCGCAGCGACGTATTTGAGGAAATTCTTCTGTTTTGGTCTTGAAGAGCTAGACGAGGAGGAAGTTATTACGGGTGCCCTACTAGTTGAGGCTTGAGAGGTAGTCGGAGGGGGTAGAGGAGGTGTCGCGGGCGGGTTAGGGTTTTGGCTTGAGGCTGTAGTCTGGGGTGGTCTAGGGTTGGCAGATGTGGTTGGCGGTGGAGGAGGTGGAGGAGGTGGAGGAGGCGATGATGTAGTTGGAGGAGGTGGAGGAGGAGACTTAGGGGGTGCAGAACTAGGGCTAACAGACTGTTGGCTTTGTGAAGGTTTTGGGACTTTCGGTACTACCGTCTGCTCGAACCCTACTAGTGCGTACCCGCATTTTGCACAGAACTCCGCTGAGTCGGAGTTTTCATAACCGCACCTAGGACACTTTTTAGTCATTTAATTATAGCTTAATTACCTTGTTATATTAAAGCTTTACTATGTCTGGACGTCATTTTCGCACACTTGTAATCGGTGAGCTAACAGAAGACAAAAGTAGTATTTATATTAAGCGGGCAAGTCCGCTAGACCGGGAGTTTACCTTACAGCGAGTGATTAAGTCCAAACTTAAATACATATAGAGTTTTCACTCAAAATTTATTAATCCTTAACACGTCTAAGAATTTATGATAGATTTTGAGAAACTGGGGTACGATACGAAAAACATGCACGCTTATTTTAAATTCTCTGAAGCTAGCTATTACTTACACTCTAACGGATACCATGAAGCATACCACCGCGTAATTGCACACACTTTCAAAGATTCTAATAAAATGTTCTTGAGCACGTTATTTTTCCCCTTCGAGAGCGTTAACTTAATACATTTTGAGGCGAGGGTAAAAGGCATGGACTGTGAGCCCGGCTTCTCTTACACTAAGAGTGCTGTTAAATACCAGTACATAATGGGTGTTTCCTTTAATTGTAAGGAGGTTATACCTAAGGGCTCTGACGTAGAGGTATACTTTCATTTCAAGCTCATGGACTGGGTGCTAAATAGTAAAGAAAAGATATTGGACGTATTGAGGGAAATTTACGGCGACACATACATCGCGTCAATGCTATATGTTACAAACATCACACCTATACTAGAATATGCTGTTAATATGAACTATCCCGGGTTTAAAATAAAAAAGAGCCTAAAAGTGGTTGCGGACAAGGTAGACATGTTTGGGAAGCCCCTGAGCGTCATTTCGACAGAAGAGGTGCCACATGAGGAGGACAGCGTGACTGCGAACTGGAGCAGCCTAATCCCTAACAAGACTTATGTCTTGATAAACTACTTAGAATAGCGGTCTAGACACTTTTTGTGCTGATGAGTAACTTTCGTCCTCCCTGTACAAAAAC belongs to Stygiolobus caldivivus and includes:
- a CDS encoding zinc ribbon domain-containing protein, translated to MTKKCPRCGYENSDSAEFCAKCGYALVGFEQTVVPKVPKPSQSQQSVSPSSAPPKSPPPPPPTTSSPPPPPPPPPPPTTSANPRPPQTTASSQNPNPPATPPLPPPTTSQASTSRAPVITSSSSSSSRPKQKNFLKYVAAGLVAAIVVVAVVFFVLPMMSPSSPPSYVLLTSGEAAAIFGGQWNNPAITVVTYGNGLYTIKNVGSSSSNPIGAYTYLPAFFGTTTTTVFNGYQEAIVNTLTTPITSSISIQIVDFYTGSSKLAGQMYSSAVTQLASQGIAYSSQGTFPAKTGVTYSYSFYTVKSDELLVAQGGDQVVIIIVSGGAGNPAFSASSVLQVLNYVPS